In a genomic window of Candidatus Coatesbacteria bacterium:
- a CDS encoding tyrosine-type recombinase/integrase: MSLPLAERLAAFLDYAARERELSPATIAAYRRDLAALGRYAAGAAKPHPLETARPEDLVSFLRWERSRGLSETTLRRRLATLRSYLAFAEIEGYPEALLRPPRLPDHVDVKPRDLDPAVVETLLATARQRVDDVRRRLARREAALLAAVELLRRGLLRPARLRRLRTADLVENGLYLDGGLLPLGEGLTAALRLSAAADPQGPLLAPLDDRTFRRELQKLPGRPTPTSIVDDPDDGRWDEFVAELRGRLRHLAPDLDLGPAAVVPAPPAYRIAVRDCALLELLYAAGLRVSEALGLVWRAVELDGAYLRVRGKGGRNRVVPFGEVAAGWLRRLRRRSPGATAEDQVFRTATGRALDRHAVYRRLGRLATAAGLEAPGPHQLRHSFATHLLAGDAGVRLVSELLGHRRLSETQRYTRVEVKRLQQAHRRHPRARPNNSLPGE; encoded by the coding sequence ATGAGCCTCCCGCTCGCTGAGCGACTGGCGGCCTTTCTGGACTACGCCGCCCGGGAACGGGAGTTGTCGCCCGCCACCATCGCCGCCTACCGGCGGGACCTGGCCGCCCTCGGACGCTACGCCGCCGGGGCGGCCAAACCGCATCCCCTCGAAACCGCCCGGCCCGAGGACCTGGTGAGTTTCCTGCGCTGGGAGCGCTCCCGGGGCCTCAGCGAGACGACGCTGCGCCGCCGGCTGGCCACTCTGCGCTCCTACCTGGCCTTTGCTGAAATCGAGGGCTATCCCGAAGCCCTGCTGCGTCCGCCCCGGCTGCCCGACCACGTCGACGTCAAGCCCCGGGACCTGGACCCGGCCGTCGTCGAGACTCTGCTGGCAACCGCCCGGCAGCGCGTCGACGATGTTCGTCGGCGGCTGGCCCGACGCGAGGCCGCCCTGCTGGCCGCCGTCGAGCTGCTGCGCCGGGGCCTGCTGCGACCCGCCCGGCTCCGACGGCTGCGAACCGCCGACCTCGTGGAAAACGGGCTGTACCTCGACGGCGGGCTTCTGCCCCTCGGGGAGGGGCTGACGGCCGCCCTGCGGCTGTCGGCCGCAGCGGACCCGCAGGGCCCGCTGCTGGCCCCCCTCGACGACCGGACCTTCCGCCGCGAGCTCCAAAAACTGCCCGGCCGGCCCACACCGACGAGCATCGTCGACGACCCCGACGACGGCCGTTGGGACGAATTCGTCGCCGAACTCCGCGGACGTCTGCGCCACCTGGCCCCTGACCTGGACCTCGGACCGGCCGCCGTGGTCCCCGCCCCGCCGGCCTACCGGATCGCCGTGCGCGACTGCGCCCTGCTGGAGCTGCTCTACGCCGCGGGGCTGCGCGTCAGTGAGGCTCTGGGGCTGGTCTGGCGGGCCGTCGAACTCGACGGCGCCTACCTGCGGGTCCGGGGCAAGGGCGGCCGCAACCGCGTCGTGCCCTTCGGCGAGGTGGCGGCCGGCTGGCTGCGCCGCCTGCGACGGCGGTCACCCGGGGCGACCGCCGAGGATCAAGTTTTCCGCACCGCCACGGGCCGGGCGCTGGACCGCCACGCCGTCTATCGACGACTGGGTCGTCTGGCCACCGCGGCGGGTCTCGAAGCTCCCGGACCCCACCAACTCCGGCACAGCTTCGCCACCCACCTGCTGGCCGGCGACGCCGGAGTGCGCCTGGTCAGCGAACTCCTCGGCCACCGACGCT
- the nadC gene encoding carboxylating nicotinate-nucleotide diphosphorylase, with amino-acid sequence MLPSPRIHRLIELALDEDRCAADYTTLAAVPAQRRARGVIVARENLVVCGLPVAAAVFSAVDPAISLTQRADEGAEAGADGFIARVEGPARSLLTAERTALNFLGRLCGVATLTARWVARLNEAWERTPADRRPPRPPRLVDTRKTLPGWRELDKYAVRTGGGRNHRHDLAGGVLIKDNHLLAAGGVRPAVEAARTAAPHSLRLEVEVTDLEQLVTALDAGAEICLLDNMRGETLARAVERCRTAGVLSEVSGGVDYDSLAELAALGPDIISAGSLTHSAPAADLALDFLDDDPDATHRSPG; translated from the coding sequence GTGCTCCCGTCCCCCCGCATACACCGCCTGATCGAGCTGGCCCTCGACGAGGACCGCTGCGCCGCCGATTACACCACCCTGGCCGCGGTCCCGGCGCAGCGACGCGCCCGGGGCGTCATCGTCGCCCGGGAGAATCTGGTGGTCTGCGGCCTGCCCGTGGCCGCGGCGGTCTTCAGCGCCGTCGATCCGGCGATTTCGCTGACGCAGCGGGCTGACGAAGGCGCCGAAGCCGGCGCCGACGGGTTCATCGCCCGGGTGGAGGGCCCGGCGCGCTCCCTGCTGACGGCGGAGCGCACGGCGCTGAACTTCCTCGGCCGGCTCTGCGGCGTGGCCACGCTGACCGCCCGTTGGGTCGCCCGGCTGAACGAGGCCTGGGAGCGTACACCCGCCGACCGGCGCCCGCCGCGGCCGCCGCGCCTCGTCGATACCCGCAAGACCCTGCCCGGCTGGCGCGAACTGGACAAGTACGCGGTGCGCACCGGCGGGGGCCGTAACCACCGCCACGACCTGGCCGGCGGGGTGTTGATCAAGGACAACCACCTGCTGGCCGCCGGCGGGGTGCGTCCGGCCGTCGAGGCGGCCCGGACCGCCGCGCCCCACAGCCTGCGCCTCGAGGTCGAGGTGACGGACCTGGAGCAGCTGGTGACGGCCCTGGACGCCGGAGCCGAGATCTGTCTGCTGGACAACATGCGCGGCGAGACCTTGGCCCGGGCCGTGGAGCGCTGCCGTACGGCCGGGGTGCTCAGCGAGGTCTCCGGCGGCGTGGACTATGATTCCCTGGCGGAGCTGGCCGCCCTGGGTCCCGATATCATCTCCGCGGGCTCACTGACCCATTCCGCTCCCGCGGCTGATCTGGCCCTCGATTTCCTCGACGACGATCCCGACGCCACCCACCGTTCCCCGGGGTAG